The Prochlorococcus marinus str. MIT 9301 genome window below encodes:
- the smpB gene encoding SsrA-binding protein SmpB: MAKNSKKVKSNTNKANNFKLLAENRYAKFQYAISETIEAGIELLGTEVKSIRNGKANLRDGYCSFRDGEILLLNVHISPHKNVGSFFNHDPLRNRKLLLHKKEIIKMKSNTEKKGMTIVPLSLYLKGSWIKITLGVGKGKKLHDKRQDEKQKSIKKEINSALKR; the protein is encoded by the coding sequence ATGGCAAAAAATTCAAAAAAAGTTAAAAGCAATACTAATAAAGCAAATAATTTTAAACTTCTAGCTGAGAATAGATATGCAAAATTTCAATATGCAATATCTGAGACAATCGAAGCTGGAATTGAGCTTTTAGGGACTGAAGTAAAGTCCATTAGAAACGGAAAAGCAAATTTAAGAGACGGATACTGTTCATTCAGGGATGGTGAGATCTTATTATTAAATGTTCACATTTCACCACATAAAAATGTGGGATCTTTCTTTAATCATGATCCATTAAGAAATAGAAAGTTGCTATTACATAAAAAAGAAATAATAAAAATGAAATCTAATACTGAAAAAAAAGGAATGACTATTGTTCCATTATCTCTTTATTTAAAAGGTTCATGGATAAAAATAACTTTAGGAGTCGGAAAAGGGAAAAAATTGCATGATAAACGACAAGACGAGAAACAAAAAAGTATTAAAAAAGAAATCAACTCTGCACTAAAAAGATAA
- a CDS encoding tetratricopeptide repeat protein codes for MMTFRKVKVCFLLIFIFLNIFYIAPCYSLSLRGDLFKDALDLSSGGKFNLALQEWNQYLDSYPDDAAGYSNRGNVRLVIGDVNGSIDDQNKAISLNPSEIDPYINRGIAEEALGLWSQAKKDYMFVISQDSKNFSALYNLANVEGSTSHWDKARDLFSKAALYNPGFAMARSSVALADFQLGNIDESEKELKKLIRRYPTFADARAALTALNWSKGESGKAESNWIAVTELDPRYGDEEWLKTIRRWPPQPIKDLMNFIDLK; via the coding sequence ATGATGACTTTTAGAAAAGTAAAGGTTTGTTTTTTATTGATTTTTATTTTTTTGAATATTTTTTATATTGCACCATGCTATTCATTATCTTTGAGAGGGGATTTGTTTAAAGATGCATTAGATCTAAGTTCAGGCGGAAAATTTAATCTCGCTTTACAAGAATGGAATCAATATCTCGATTCTTATCCTGATGATGCTGCAGGTTATAGCAATAGAGGTAACGTAAGACTTGTTATAGGAGATGTTAACGGATCAATAGATGACCAAAATAAGGCAATAAGTTTAAATCCTAGTGAAATAGATCCTTACATCAACAGGGGAATCGCAGAAGAAGCATTGGGTTTATGGTCGCAAGCGAAAAAAGATTATATGTTTGTTATTTCGCAAGATAGTAAAAACTTCTCTGCATTATATAATTTGGCTAATGTAGAAGGATCTACTTCACATTGGGATAAAGCAAGAGATTTATTTTCAAAAGCTGCTTTATATAATCCTGGATTTGCCATGGCTAGGTCAAGTGTGGCGTTAGCAGATTTTCAGTTGGGGAATATTGATGAATCTGAAAAAGAATTAAAAAAATTAATAAGACGTTATCCAACTTTTGCAGATGCTAGGGCAGCTTTAACAGCCTTGAATTGGTCAAAGGGTGAATCTGGGAAAGCAGAGAGTAATTGGATAGCGGTAACTGAATTAGATCCTAGATATGGTGATGAAGAATGGCTAAAAACAATAAGAAGATGGCCTCCACAACCAATTAAAGATTTAATGAATTTTATCGATTTAAAATAA
- a CDS encoding amidohydrolase: MNRDQFHKKIDSFTDELIHLRRHIHAHPELSGLENQTAILISGFLKNIGWNVRESIGRTGVIADFGPVENGIIGLRVDMDALPIFEETKLSFSSKVDGVMHACGHDLHISIGLGVAKIIKDLKLNFGTRIIFQPAEEIASGARWMIKDGATNGLTNILGVHVYPDLSVGTIGIKEGSLTAAAAELNVEIKGKSGHGARPHEGVDAIWVASKVVSGIQESITRKLDPLDPIVITFGKINGGNAFNVLAEKVNLVGTVRCTNRKVFTNIGNWLNENITSLANGCGAEAKVRFREITPAVNNNSEINRVLRDSGIKVLGQENVIELQKPSLGAEDFAEFLNDIPGAMFRLGVSNSNGCAPLHSSKFNPDERAIAVGIKVITESIVKLNNEKINTI; the protein is encoded by the coding sequence ATGAATAGAGATCAGTTTCATAAAAAAATTGATTCGTTTACTGATGAATTAATTCATTTAAGAAGACATATCCATGCACATCCGGAATTAAGTGGACTTGAAAATCAAACAGCAATTTTGATCAGTGGTTTTTTAAAAAATATAGGTTGGAATGTTAGAGAATCTATAGGCAGGACTGGAGTTATCGCTGATTTTGGGCCCGTAGAAAACGGTATTATAGGCTTAAGAGTGGATATGGATGCTTTGCCAATATTTGAGGAAACTAAACTAAGTTTTTCTTCAAAAGTAGATGGTGTTATGCATGCCTGTGGTCACGATTTGCACATCTCGATTGGATTGGGTGTGGCAAAAATTATTAAGGATTTAAAACTAAATTTTGGGACTCGGATAATTTTTCAGCCAGCTGAAGAAATTGCAAGTGGAGCTAGATGGATGATTAAAGATGGTGCAACTAATGGTTTAACCAATATTTTGGGAGTTCATGTCTACCCCGATTTATCTGTAGGGACTATTGGCATCAAAGAGGGAAGTTTAACTGCAGCTGCTGCAGAACTTAATGTTGAGATTAAAGGAAAATCAGGCCATGGTGCTCGACCTCATGAAGGGGTTGATGCCATTTGGGTAGCCTCTAAAGTTGTCTCGGGAATTCAAGAATCAATAACACGGAAGTTAGACCCTTTAGATCCTATAGTAATAACTTTTGGGAAGATAAATGGTGGTAATGCATTCAATGTTCTTGCAGAGAAGGTTAATTTAGTTGGTACAGTTAGATGTACTAATCGTAAAGTATTTACGAATATTGGTAATTGGCTAAATGAAAATATCACTTCTTTAGCCAATGGTTGCGGAGCTGAAGCAAAAGTAAGATTTAGAGAAATCACTCCGGCAGTTAATAATAATTCTGAAATTAATAGAGTCCTCAGAGATTCGGGAATTAAGGTTTTGGGTCAAGAAAATGTTATCGAATTACAAAAACCATCATTAGGAGCGGAGGATTTTGCTGAATTCTTAAATGATATTCCAGGAGCCATGTTTAGGCTTGGCGTTTCTAATTCAAATGGATGTGCTCCTCTTCATAGTTCTAAATTTAATCCGGATGAAAGAGCGATTGCTGTTGGAATTAAAGTCATAACAGAATCCATAGTAAAATTAAACAATGAAAAAATTAATACTATTTGA
- the rpaB gene encoding response regulator transcription factor RpaB produces MSKARILVVDDEPAVLKVLVTRLQLAGYQVYSATNGEEAIESFHRDSPDLIVLDVMLPKMDGFAVCRRIRAESVVPIIFLTALEAISERVAGLDLGADDYLSKPFSPKELEARIATILRRMGPSISVTETKEVPSGKGVMKFGSLVVDTNRRQVSRAGDRISLTYTEFSLLELLFDEPGKVVPRAEILEQLWGYPPRRAADLRVVDVYVARLRGKLEPDPRNPELILTVRGIGYASQRVGETATSLAS; encoded by the coding sequence ATGTCAAAAGCAAGAATTTTAGTTGTTGATGATGAACCAGCAGTTTTGAAGGTATTAGTTACAAGGCTTCAACTAGCTGGATATCAAGTTTATTCAGCCACTAATGGCGAAGAAGCTATTGAATCTTTCCACAGGGATTCGCCAGATTTAATAGTTCTTGATGTTATGCTTCCAAAAATGGATGGATTTGCTGTTTGTAGAAGAATTAGAGCTGAATCAGTAGTACCAATAATATTTTTAACCGCTCTAGAGGCTATTTCAGAGAGAGTCGCAGGCTTGGATTTAGGGGCTGATGATTACTTATCTAAACCATTTAGTCCAAAAGAGTTAGAGGCTAGGATAGCTACTATTTTGAGAAGAATGGGCCCAAGTATATCGGTTACTGAAACCAAAGAAGTTCCTTCAGGTAAAGGAGTTATGAAATTTGGAAGTTTAGTTGTTGATACTAATCGCAGACAAGTTTCTAGAGCTGGAGATAGAATTAGTCTAACTTATACTGAATTTAGTCTCCTAGAATTATTATTTGATGAGCCTGGGAAAGTTGTACCGCGAGCAGAAATATTAGAACAGCTGTGGGGTTATCCTCCTCGTAGAGCTGCTGATTTAAGAGTTGTAGATGTATACGTTGCTAGATTAAGAGGTAAGTTGGAACCAGATCCAAGAAATCCAGAATTAATATTAACTGTTAGAGGGATTGGTTACGCATCCCAGAGAGTTGGTGAAACAGCAACATCTTTGGCAAGTTGA
- the thiC gene encoding phosphomethylpyrimidine synthase ThiC, whose protein sequence is MRSSWIKPRLGKDNVTQMNFARNGYITEEMDFVAKKENLPPSLIMEEVARGRLIIPANINHLNLEPMSIGVASRCKVNANIGASPNASDINEEVEKLKLAVKYGADTVMDLSTGGVNLDEVRQAIIQESPVPIGTVPVYQALESVHGSIDRLTEDDFLHIIEKHCQQGVDYQTIHAGLLIEHLPKVKGRITGIVSRGGGILAQWMLHHFKQNPLYTRFDDICEIFKKYDCTFSLGDSLRPGCLHDASDDAQLAELKTLGELTRRAWEHNVQVMVEGPGHVPMDQIEFNVRKQMEECSEAPFYVLGPLVTDISPGYDHISSAIGAAMAGWYGTSMLCYVTPKEHLGLPNAEDVREGLIAYKIAAHAADIARHRAGARDRDDELSHARYNFDWNKQFELSLDPERAKQYHDETLPEEIFKKAEFCSMCGPKHCPMNSKISDESLDQLKDKLEECSTSA, encoded by the coding sequence ATGAGAAGTTCTTGGATTAAGCCTCGCCTTGGGAAAGACAATGTAACTCAGATGAACTTTGCGAGAAACGGATATATCACCGAAGAAATGGATTTTGTTGCTAAAAAAGAGAATCTACCTCCTTCTTTAATAATGGAGGAAGTGGCAAGAGGAAGATTAATTATTCCAGCTAATATTAATCATTTGAATCTTGAGCCAATGTCTATAGGGGTTGCTTCTCGATGCAAAGTTAATGCCAATATTGGTGCTTCTCCCAATGCAAGTGATATAAATGAAGAAGTAGAAAAGCTTAAACTAGCTGTAAAATATGGTGCTGATACGGTTATGGATCTTTCTACGGGAGGAGTAAATTTAGATGAAGTGCGGCAAGCAATTATTCAAGAATCTCCAGTTCCCATAGGAACTGTTCCTGTTTATCAAGCATTAGAAAGTGTACATGGTTCAATCGATAGACTAACAGAAGACGATTTTCTTCATATTATTGAAAAACATTGCCAGCAAGGAGTAGATTATCAAACTATTCATGCTGGTCTATTAATAGAGCATTTACCAAAAGTTAAAGGAAGAATCACTGGAATTGTCAGTAGAGGGGGAGGTATTTTAGCTCAATGGATGCTACATCATTTTAAGCAAAATCCCCTCTATACAAGGTTTGATGATATCTGTGAGATTTTTAAGAAATATGATTGTACTTTTTCTCTAGGAGATTCACTAAGGCCTGGATGTTTGCATGATGCTTCTGATGATGCTCAACTAGCTGAATTGAAGACCTTAGGTGAGCTTACTCGAAGAGCATGGGAACATAATGTTCAAGTAATGGTTGAGGGCCCTGGTCATGTACCTATGGACCAAATTGAGTTTAATGTGAGAAAGCAAATGGAAGAATGTTCAGAAGCTCCTTTCTATGTACTTGGTCCATTAGTTACAGATATTTCTCCTGGTTATGACCATATTTCAAGTGCTATTGGGGCGGCTATGGCAGGATGGTATGGAACGTCTATGTTATGTTACGTAACCCCAAAAGAACATCTAGGCCTCCCAAATGCAGAAGATGTACGAGAAGGATTAATTGCTTATAAAATAGCCGCTCACGCTGCTGATATAGCAAGACATAGAGCTGGTGCTCGTGATAGAGATGATGAACTTAGTCATGCAAGGTATAACTTTGATTGGAATAAACAATTCGAACTTTCTTTAGATCCAGAGAGGGCAAAGCAGTACCATGATGAAACACTACCTGAAGAAATCTTTAAAAAGGCTGAGTTTTGTTCAATGTGTGGTCCAAAACATTGTCCAATGAATTCAAAGATTTCAGATGAATCTCTTGATCAGTTAAAAGATAAACTTGAAGAATGTAGTACTTCAGCTTAG
- the lysS gene encoding lysine--tRNA ligase has translation MSEIKEARLQKASSLVSKGFASYAQSFRVSHTTSFLIQKFDYLENGQEENFSVSLAGRVMAKRVMGKIAFFTISDQDGQIQLYLEKRIINLNLEKQKLLSFEDIKEIVDIGDWIGVYGTIKKTNKGELSIKVEKWEMLSKSLQPLPDKWHGLTDIEKRYRQRYLDLIVNPHSKNVFKTRAKCISFIRKWLDNRNFLEIETPILQSEAGGAEARPFITHHNTLDIPLYLRIATELHLKRMVVGGFEKVYELGRIFRNEGISTRHNPEFTSVEIYEAYSDYVDMMNLTEELIKDILADACGSLTINYQNKEIDFSKPWLRISMKDIVKKYTGIDFHSFNGDFLAAKKAVKNINVDFSNKVNTIGRLLNEVFEQKVESKLIEPTFVIDYPVEISPLARPHFDNKEIVQRFELFIVGRELANAFSELIDPVDQRERMQLQQSLRDKGDLEAHCIDEDFLNALEIGMPPTGGLGIGIDRLIMLITNSASIRDVIPFPLLKPEISSKKSEKLPLNEVK, from the coding sequence TTGTCTGAAATAAAAGAAGCACGCTTACAAAAAGCTAGTTCACTCGTTAGTAAAGGTTTTGCTTCTTACGCGCAGAGTTTTAGGGTATCACATACTACCAGTTTTCTTATTCAAAAATTTGATTATTTAGAAAATGGTCAAGAGGAAAACTTCAGTGTTTCTCTGGCTGGTAGAGTAATGGCAAAAAGGGTAATGGGTAAAATTGCCTTTTTTACAATAAGCGATCAGGATGGCCAGATTCAGCTTTATCTAGAAAAAAGGATTATTAATTTAAATTTAGAAAAACAAAAATTACTCTCTTTTGAAGATATCAAGGAAATAGTAGACATTGGTGATTGGATAGGCGTATACGGAACTATTAAAAAAACTAATAAAGGCGAGCTTTCAATTAAAGTAGAAAAATGGGAAATGTTATCGAAATCATTACAACCATTGCCAGATAAATGGCATGGATTGACCGATATTGAAAAAAGATATAGACAACGTTATCTAGATTTAATAGTGAATCCTCACTCTAAAAATGTATTTAAAACAAGAGCAAAATGTATAAGTTTTATAAGAAAATGGTTAGATAATAGAAATTTTTTAGAGATAGAGACTCCAATTCTGCAATCTGAAGCTGGTGGTGCCGAAGCAAGACCATTTATAACTCATCACAATACCTTAGATATTCCGCTTTATCTAAGAATAGCGACAGAATTACATTTAAAAAGAATGGTTGTTGGAGGATTTGAGAAAGTATATGAATTAGGAAGAATCTTTCGTAATGAGGGGATAAGTACAAGACATAATCCTGAATTCACCTCAGTTGAAATTTATGAAGCTTATTCTGATTATGTCGATATGATGAATTTAACTGAAGAATTGATTAAAGATATTCTAGCTGATGCCTGTGGGTCTTTAACTATAAATTATCAAAATAAAGAAATTGATTTTTCAAAACCTTGGTTAAGAATATCCATGAAAGATATTGTCAAAAAATATACAGGGATTGATTTTCATTCTTTCAACGGAGACTTTCTAGCAGCAAAAAAAGCCGTTAAAAATATAAATGTTGATTTCTCTAATAAAGTAAATACTATTGGAAGACTTTTAAATGAGGTCTTCGAGCAAAAAGTTGAATCAAAACTTATAGAACCCACTTTTGTTATCGATTATCCTGTTGAAATTTCTCCTTTAGCTAGGCCTCATTTTGATAATAAAGAAATAGTTCAGAGATTTGAACTATTCATTGTTGGTCGAGAGCTGGCAAATGCGTTTAGTGAGTTAATAGATCCAGTCGATCAAAGAGAAAGAATGCAATTACAGCAATCTCTTAGAGATAAAGGAGATCTGGAGGCTCACTGTATAGATGAAGATTTCTTGAATGCTTTAGAGATTGGTATGCCGCCTACTGGAGGATTAGGCATAGGCATTGATAGATTAATTATGTTAATTACTAACAGCGCATCGATTAGAGATGTAATCCCTTTCCCATTGTTAAAACCAGAAATATCTTCCAAAAAAAGTGAAAAATTACCCTTGAATGAAGTAAAATAG
- the ruvB gene encoding Holliday junction branch migration DNA helicase RuvB — protein sequence MAIISSNIGDNDLPLRKKELRLVDSKIIPEEKRNNNLNLARPLTLKEFIGQEQLKSSLRIAIDASIFRKEPLEHILLYGQPGLGKTTLAFLIAHELNTKCKIATAPAIERPRDIVGLLLGLKEGEVLFIDEIHRLNRLTEELLYSAMEDFRLDLTMGANKGTRCRTINLPRFTLIGATTKLASISAPLRDRFGISQKIEFYNYDELKQILLNFSRLINLNLDDEASYDLAKISRGTPRIALRLLRRVRDYAQVVMKTNTISVNLIKKALNSYQIDDKGLDSLDRHYLSFINQNNNIPIGLDSIAAGLGDDSSMLEFVVEPYLIKIGFLTRTPRGRLLTALGKKYIDSKNDDF from the coding sequence ATGGCAATAATATCCTCTAATATAGGCGATAATGACTTACCTCTTCGGAAAAAAGAGCTGAGGTTAGTTGATTCAAAAATCATTCCAGAAGAAAAGAGAAATAATAATCTTAACTTGGCCCGGCCTCTTACTTTAAAAGAATTTATTGGCCAAGAACAACTTAAATCTTCTTTAAGAATAGCTATAGATGCATCAATTTTTAGAAAAGAACCCTTGGAACATATTCTTTTATATGGACAGCCTGGTCTAGGTAAGACGACTCTTGCTTTTTTGATAGCCCATGAATTGAATACAAAATGTAAGATAGCTACTGCACCAGCAATTGAAAGACCAAGAGATATTGTAGGTTTACTTCTTGGATTAAAAGAAGGTGAAGTTTTATTTATCGATGAGATACATCGCTTAAATAGGTTAACTGAAGAGTTGTTGTATTCTGCAATGGAAGATTTTAGACTCGATTTAACTATGGGAGCTAACAAAGGAACCCGTTGCAGAACAATTAATCTTCCTAGGTTTACTCTGATTGGCGCGACAACTAAATTAGCCTCAATAAGTGCACCTCTAAGAGATAGATTTGGTATATCTCAGAAAATTGAATTTTATAATTATGATGAATTAAAACAAATTCTTCTTAATTTCTCCCGATTAATAAATCTCAATTTAGATGATGAAGCATCCTATGATTTAGCAAAGATATCTCGAGGGACTCCAAGAATTGCTTTAAGGTTATTAAGACGAGTGAGAGATTATGCTCAAGTTGTTATGAAAACCAATACTATCTCCGTGAATTTAATAAAAAAAGCCTTAAATTCTTACCAAATAGATGATAAAGGATTGGATTCTTTAGATAGACACTATTTATCTTTTATTAACCAAAACAATAATATTCCAATTGGCCTTGATTCAATTGCAGCAGGCTTGGGTGATGATTCTTCAATGTTAGAATTTGTAGTTGAGCCATATCTTATAAAAATTGGTTTCCTCACTAGAACTCCTCGAGGAAGATTGCTTACTGCTTTAGGAAAAAAGTACATTGATTCAAAAAATGATGACTTTTAG